GGTAAGACGTTGAATTTGACTCCACCAACTTATAACAGTGGTTatctgcaaaaaaaaattagttaccCACTTTCATGTGGGTTATGAGATCTTTATCCCGCTTCTGATTTTGGAaactcagactactatttcctacaattaTTATACTGTAGGAAATAAATGGGAAGTATTCGGAGACGGATATGCCGACGCTAAgtagcgcgacttgtttccATAAAGAGTAAGGAGTTAGAGatgggtagcgatcggttggcgggaacgacttgcgatataaggcaccCGTCGTACGGTCggtcagtatgctcgtggcgttcgagccgttcacatttgttgttgtgtaattctttatgggttacttgagataggcggggagagtgacttgagtggataaGGGGAGCGTTTGTTAACTGTGTGCGTAGAGTGTGAGTGGGTAACTCCACTCAAAGCCATtttcttccattctagggtcttgttttggttacagttcgatttgttaataagttgtcctgacaaatattgtgaatcgtGAACCTTTgctcgacattggttttctcttttttaaatctacttttgaaccttctgctaaaaatatgtatattctaagttttacaccaatttacaaacctcgataagtgtaggtacaagtttttaaaatattatttataggacattttttttaattgggtcatcttagtgaaagaaaaataattattgcattgaaagcttcttgtacaaaacaaataaaacattatttacaaaaatcgtATTTaagtacattggtaatttaatccgtacCTATTGTTCTACAAAAATTAGATCTTCAAAATCTTAATTCCAGTGCTACATTAGATCTTCAAAATCTTAATTCCAgtgctacagcattgaaaaaactgattcaagatagaaaattatgaaaaatacgaaataaaaatataacatggtCACCTtatggatttttggaaaactagtcaaattagttttagataattaggtggtgtatctaccatttttatccaataattatggaactatatatatatttatgtttatgcaGTTTTTAAAGTTCGATTGGACTCAATGAAATGCGGCCAATTCGATTTTAgtttgcctcagttttgacgcgctattgtaacatccatacaaaatacatacatatttagtGGGACGTGgtgtaaattaaaacaacaatttgtcatatattaatttatatcttgcattttaatacaataacacaacatgtatgaaattaaattacatacttattacgaggaataaataaaattaatcagtCTACAGAATACACATTTTTAATCTGTAACGCTTATTGCCACTGGAGGGATGAATCTCCAAATATGGCTAATTTCGCCTGAACATGTTTGTCCGATAGGTTGCTTATCCCTGATAATTGGTGCTTCGTCTAATATCGGTTCTGTTGTTGAGCACTGGATGTCTATTTTATATTCGCCGGGGGTCAAAAACACAACGGTGCATTCATGAAATGCTTTTGCCGATTCTAGTAGTGTTGCCAGCACGATTCTGAAAtagaataaaagttttttttatgaacaagcgaacgcccgcgagtaagtttgcgttaaaatcctatttttttttgaaatcccgcgggaaccatggattttttgcgTTTGCagtttagtcgtgaaaaggtaacaggcaGACGGTTTCTGCATGACGTTATCACTGAATAATAGGAGATATTcgactttgatgattttttattgCTGCTGCTGACATTTTCTTGCCTCTTATCGCAAAAGTCCAGTCTTTTTGAGGTTGAGGAGGCGTCTctcaaacttataaaaaaaaaaattctcaaacAACATCATTTTGTCAGtaaatcaaaaacatatttaacgAGACAGGTAATATCTGTGCCGATCGGCATGTACTATATTATCTGTACTCCTCGTGAGGCTCTCAGTCTCAGACTAATTCGATAAGGACCTGcatcgctagacgttacttttctgtcaaaatatattatcaacGATCTAAAGccattataaaaactgtctccaTAGAatcgaacacgattacaacattagttgttcgtcggttaaagaactcCGTTAAAATACCTTTTTCTGTACATGCATGGGGTgtaaaaaaacggccaaaaacttctagtttagacTAAACaaatttaagctcgttttcctcagaaaatgaagGACAATTTTGTTGTTGTTCCTTATGCAATTAATTTGAGCTCTCAGTAATGGGGAACATGACACATGGAGCTAAGGATATTATCTTACTTGTTGTTCCCAGCAGTAGCAACACGGTTGTCGAGTTTGTAGTTGAGCACGCCATTGTTGTAGTCCTGGTAGAACTGCACGGAGAGGCACAGCTTGTGCAGCGGCCGGTCGAGGTGGTTCCGCACCGCGACTCCCAGCGACAGGCACTCGCCGGCCGTACAGCTGTACTCCTCTTGAGGCTTGATGCATTGCTTGTTTACACTCACTTctgcagattaaaaaaaatatagacgtTAGTCATAACCTCCATGTTGGCTCAtaggcttataaataaaattgctttctttttaaatttattttacggccttggaaataaaattgcaatcatccactcagactaattacataagcactagtatcgcacccaaactAATGAACAAAATTgacattttctgaggaaaatgagcttataTTACGTATATATCTAAACTAGAAGTCCTACTAtataatctaataatattataaacacgaaagtttgtatggatgttgggatgtttgtttgaatgtttgttactctttaacgctgctactactgaagcgatttggctacaattttgaatggaaatggattttactctggattaacacataggctactatttatcccgaaaaaatccatggtttcccgagatgatgattttaatgaaatgaatgtttgttactctttcacgcctcgactacttaaccgaattagctgaaatttggtattgagatatattatagcatggattaacacatagggtactttttatcccggaaaaatccatggttcccgagggatttgtgaaaaactaaattccacgcggacgaagtcgcgggcgtccgctagttattctATATATTCTAGTCTGAAGATGAATCTTCAACTTACCCCAATTCAATGGCGACATTCTTACAATATCCATCATGGTTTGCGACAGCGTGATGCCCTTGACTGAGGCCTTGCCCGTGATGTTTGACTGCAGTAGGTGCCATCGCAAGTCCACATTCTTCGTGAGGTGCTCCGAGCACATCAGCTCAAGACTGTTGGTTGATGTGCCGGTGCTTATGGACTTTGGTTCTAATGTATCTGTTGacagagaattaaaatattgaatataatatgaatagaTTCTTCTTTTCTTGACTttattttgcggaagttcattatgaataacAATTAATCGAACCGACGAATACATACAACTACGTCACCCAGATCCGATAAAAATTTCGCATGTTTCATCTCGAAACCGAAAAgagaattaaaatttttacaagttatagcacaaatgtaaaaattaaaattttggagcctcaatagctcaacggtaagagcggttggactcagtaccgaggggtggtggttcaatcctcaccccgttggtctattgtcgtacccactcctagcatagtctttcccgactagttggaggggaatgggaatactagtcacattataaaaaaaataaggcaaatattctttttaaaaaaataataataatacaaccCATACTTCCacatttataaatgcgaaagtgagtttgtttattacattttcacAGTTGatgcgattttaaaatttctttcaccaatggaaagctacattatcagcaagtaacataagctatatcCCCAcattcgggaacgggaacaaagTGTGTGAAAACTCAGTGCTAAACcctcctatatattttttattctttacaagttagcccttgactattaTATCAcgcgatggtaagtgatgatgcaatctaagagggAAGGGGGCTAACaagttaggagaaggatgaaatctACATCCATTTCCCTACATCCCTTTacgtggtaactagtcacggccgaagcctccccaccaaacaaaaaaaacacagtGAAATTACGAACCATCCTCTATTTTAATAGGCGCAGCAGTGAAAGGGCATCTGTCAAGCGGTACAGGCACCCGGCACGACTCCTTGCTCTCTATCAGAATGTGTTTGCTCGACGCATAGTGGAAGTCAATCTCCTCGTTTGTGAGATTTGTGATGTCCAACACTAGGTACAGTTGGCTGGGACTGTGGATAGAAGCAATGTATGCATAATACTCCCTAAATACTCTGATTACTTTTACGTAGTACAGCAGAAAAAGAGTAACATTTCATTCGGCCGAGACGAACACCATTCTCTTATTCTAAGAACCgcattagaaacgaccttcacccatctgtttattggatgaaaagtattttatatcaaatttagtacatTGTGCGACTGATTGAACTCTGATTGAAAGTTCTCTATCTCTGCGACCTATATTTTTTGACTCTTGTACTCTTATGTAATctataacacacacacacaacacgcatttataaacccatattcggctcactgatgagctctagtcttctctcaaaatgacaggggctaggccaatagtccaccacgctggcccaatgcggattggcagacttcacacacgtagagaataaggaaaattttctggtatgcaggtttcctcacgatgttttcccttcactgtttgagacaacAAGCATATAACCTAAAAATTATTGGCCTCTAAGGACTGGTATCTGAGgcgtaaaataaatgaaaaacaaaacaccTTATTTAAGGCATGAACAGTAAATAATTGCTATTTTCTCTGatagtcttttaaaaaaatatttgacaaacatttttaggattttaagcttaattgaaaataatatttccacCTACACACATTGGATTCTATTGTTATCATTCGTAAAGTATGTGAATTCACCATTGCTCTTTGATATAGAACACTTTTCATTCAATAAACACATAGGTGAAAGTCGTTTCTAATACTTCTATTCTATGTATTGCTTGCAATTACAATTATCAACAGCTCTGTAATTACAATCATCAGTGTTCTATTTATCAATAGGTAGGCCATCCACGTGCCTCATAggcctatgtggctttggattaTAAGGttctaagcttttctttcttttcttctgtTGGGCAGTCGGTATTGTTGTGCCTCAGCGCGGATTTTAAGTAGTCGGCTTGGTcattttcattaacatctgTTAGTGGTTTTTagagaatttaacattatcactctaagtcGCATTGGAACAGAGTGTTGGGTTTAAACTCTAAGTTTCCAAACCTTCTTTCCTAGAAGGAGGAAAAGGCATGGCTTGATAGTAGTTTGTTAAAATGgacagttttcaatattttcatactgtgacgatcgcgtaaaagtaaacacgaatttatatggaattgaaacagttgtgcagttttgccactagatggcgctgtttcatttCCTTAGAAACActacgtttacgtttacgcgatcgtcacagtatcaaactgccactaggcacacataATGATGATGCTTACATTTCAGCCGGCAGAACGTCCCAGTGAGTGATGGACACACTCGGCAACAGCTCGAGGTTCATTTGAAGCGTCGACTGCCGACAGTGCATGTCTCTACCCATACCACCCGAGTACCTTATTAACAGCTGAAATGTAAATATTTGATATACATATCTATGCTTTTATtggtagagaggtcaattctgtacattaaatatatttccaaaataactatcatggAAGTGATTAGTGATccatactgatgccaaaatgcaatcagtgaaatttccgtctgtctgtctgtatgtatgttcgttatagaaacaaaatgtactcgacggattttaactaaacttgttaggggtagggtaggagtaggttagaggtaggggtaaggtaggggtttggtaggggtaggttaggggaaGGGTTGACTACtaatcccctgtatggtagggtagcagtagagtgggagtagggtagggtttcacgtggacgaagtggcgggcgtGAGCTAGTCAATAATAAATGAGGTCAATAAAGTTACCGTAAACCATTAAAAGGTCAATTGAAAGTGTAAAGAAAGTGTTACACCAAAGAAAAGTGTTACAgtacagaaataataaaaaatatttcctacTTTGTTTATATGTTACTAGAATCCCAAATGTTACCTGTGCTTCGATTTGTCGTCCTCGAGAAGGTGGCATTATTGAGAGAGGCGCTGACCAACTTGTGGCTTGAGAATTGGTTGacctaaaaaaaatgtttaatattattaccattTAGATAGACATTGTAAGCGATTCATACCAATAGCAAGATATAGGCCAAGTATGCCAGTTAAGAGATAAAGACATAATTTTGCCTGAGTAATAGTGGTATATCATTTTCATTGCGTATATACCCACTTTCATTGCGATTAGatgaaagagagcgatatttagAACAAATTATCTTGATATCTTCTGGCGCACAGCCTTGGTCTACAGGGCAGCATATATGCAACACATACCATATATAGAACAGACAAATAATGCACTTATACATTCATATTTCATATACATCAGGTTGCTCATCATATGTTGTCATAATAcagttattactataaaaaaaaaattaataggtcCAGAAGATGAACtgctaaatgtaaaaaaaactgtctggtctgaaaaaataatcaaataatcaCCTGAAACTTCCAGACGTTCTATTAACAATAAGTCCACTGCTTAACGAGTTTTGGGGGTTAGAGCTCTGCGTTGGCAATGAGGTTTGCGCGTTTGGTACAGGCGACCCCACTCGGGAAGGGTAGTTAGATGTCAAGCTATTAGGGAATATGTTCTCTCCCACACCGCCCAGGTCTAGGAAATCTGCCTCGCCGTATAACTTCATCACTATAGTTGCAACATCATTCGGATTTATTGGCAACTGAGATTGGATTTCCTCATTGGACCATTGAAATACTTTAGTCTGCAGTTGGCTGTCCATATTTGACTGGAACATTAATAAACATTACTACTGTCAACATTACTGAGTCCAGGAAAAGTTATCTGAAGGCAAACTAAAAATCACTAAAATTGTAAAGATGGGTTGATGTAATTCGATGTAACaaaatttggaaaataattGAGGCGGATTTTCATATATCAAAACCTATTTTAGAattcaaactatcgtgagtgttattcgtattaattgattatgagacggctaaaactcacgtgatacaacgtcggagtatgcccgactatcCGATTCAAACTGTTTGGAtcatgccgcgttgcaagaaccgtCTCATGTTCATCGTCGTGTCATCGTTTCATGTCGAACTCATGATTAAGGGTTCCGTATGGGTTCGGAACtggtcgggcatactccgacgttgtatcacgtgagttttaccgtgttttataatcaattcgTTACCATGGTATAATCAACCTGGTAAAAAATAAGTCAAATCTAAACATAGTAGTATAAATTcttataaatattcataaaacaaacatgaattattgaattatatttttatctagatcagcaaaatttaatttcttatagaattttagaataattataatagaaaaatattgttttatttcaaactagtGGAAGCTCGTGAAACACACTGTAAAACTAAAGTATAAAACTACTTTCTTTTCGAATTACTTTATCAAATGATAAAAACAGAAAATCAATtgcgtatttaaaaaaagatctaAGCATACAGAGAGCTGAAAAACGACTTTGTCATTGATAACACAACAATGATGGTAGTGGATAGTAAcagatatgtaaaaaaaatcctcaCCTGTATAGATAATTCAAGATATTCTATCGGAACGTTACTCGTGTTGGTGATCTTTATAGTGCACTCTGTACTCTCCCCATTATAGAGGGAAATGTTAGTAATACTTCCGGATATTTCTGGATTAGACAGGTTGATGTTACCAGAAAGGGATAAGGTTGTCTCAATAGTAATAGTTGGGAGGCTGGGAATAACTTCGATAGAGAACGAAGCTGGGAATTTATTAGGCATCGGCATATTTTTTAACCTACAGTTCGATTTGACACCTAAAGTATGTGTGGAATACCCCAAAATTTGAAGATCTCCAACTTCTTTTGGAGTTCCATGAAGGTTTACTGTGATCGGGGAATCTGGAGGAAGGATGATTGTCTCTGGAATCGATTCAAAGACTACACCAGAAGTCAAAAGGCGCATGTTAGACACTTTAAGTTCAAAGGGAAGTAGGTTTGTTAATTTCATTTGGACTTCGCATATATCATCTTCCACCCAAAGATATTCTGTAAAACAATAACagtcatattaaaattttaaaggatAACAGCTATTTAAATGACTTATTACAGAGCTCAATTTACGCGCATTATCAAACATTCTTGTATTGCAAGATACAATATACGCTTTATGATATCTTGGAGTTCAAGtgtcagaaattaaaaaaaaacttacccatTTTTCCTTCATCCTTTTTAGTTTTCCTCTCTAGACTGCCGAAATGTATAGGAGTGAATATAAAAGGCCCCTGGTTGGCCTTGCATTTGATTAAATGTGGTGTCCTTGCCGGCGGTAAGGGGCGTGGGTTGAAGTAGGAACAGCTGGGTACATGGGTTAGGTTTGCCGGTGGAATTACTTCTCCCGTTTCCAATACCAATGGTACTGGACCACCTTCACATTGAGCTGATAGTGCCTGTAAAAAGTTCCCTCATCATACCATTAGTTATAAATTATAGCCAATAACTATGTTTCTTTAATCAGTCGATTCCTAGATATGATAAAAGCTTCCTATATTTTCAAGGTACAACTTTCCTCTTTGAAATTTTCTGGTATAAATTGACAGAGTATGAAGTAAGTTATGCTATAGCTACTAATAAACACTACTACAGCTACAGCTGGACCTAATATTATGCATGCATAAGGTCACGTTCATGACAcgtgcatccagcggctccaccTAGAACGGgaccaccaacactgcgctttccagtgctaGGTCGCCATTTCAAACTATGTTTGTATCAATAAACACAAGTATAATTTCAGGAGACGAAACACAAAGAGTACAAAGTAGTTTAAATATGGATTTAAGCTAAACCAGTAAACCTATGATGCGCgccacgacatatctcgtgaagaaaaaatacatatatctatAAATAGTGACCGAACCTGAAGTTTCGTCACTCTTTGATCCTATTGCAAAGAAAGAGAAACCGATATTCCCGGTTCGGCGCAATTAgtcgacaatatgtcattttCTCTTCACAGGATATGTTGATGCGCGCAAGGTCTGGCTACTagtcaatatttatatataaaagataaGAAGATACCTGCAACTGTATGGCCATATCTCTATGGTCCTGCCGGGACAGATGTGGCCACATGGTCTGCAAGAGGAATGTCATGTGGCGCGTGGCAAGCGCTGGGTGACCCATCCTACGTGCAGCCACAACCAACTCGTGCAAAAGTTGGATTTGAAGACGAGGCCAACCTGAAATAACGAAATTCAATTTCAACCTGGAATAGCAGACGAAACAAAAACACAAGCTGACCCGGCAAAAAAGATCTAACGATGAGGCCAACCTGGAATAAGGAAATTCAATTTCAACCTGGAATAGCAGACGAAACAAAAACACAAGCTGACCCGGCAAAAAAGATCTAACGATGAGGCCAACCTGGAATAAGGAAATTCAATTTCAACCTGGAATAGCAGACGAAACAAAAACACAAGCTGATCCGGCAAAAAAGAAAGGAGTGTAGACAGCTAAATGTTTTCAAATCatcaataaataacaatattcaaAATGCTCTATAACAAGGACTTTTTGAAGTTATAAGAAATTGTTGTATTTCTGCATTATAATGTGAGGATAAATTGgagtaattttcaatttaaagtaaaattcatCACtaattgttgtaaattttaataactagAAGTTGGTTCGAGCACTGGCTGTATTGAATATGGAATTTTTAAACACTAACTATAATCTTGAGGTAGGATTTGGTCtaagcaaatatttttattaataataaattacaattctAATGACGCAGAgaaaaaatgtaatttcatCTCACCAACTTGATGCTGTATGACATAGTTTGGGTCAAGGCTGAGCTTATGTCCGGGGAAGCTGTGTAACATGAGGTAGTAGCATCTTTGCCAGTCGGGGTTTGGGTTGTTTGCGCTCACTTGCCGCGTAGCCGCAAGCCG
This window of the Bicyclus anynana chromosome 19, ilBicAnyn1.1, whole genome shotgun sequence genome carries:
- the LOC112048853 gene encoding protein brunelleschi isoform X2, with translation MSHPDYAQHAQHHACLLVLVKGIGGVLKNFNKLWERIQRVNNIKVTDSTGQVRDIWVRYVRDYPVENNDWGDFQTHRRLLGLITLSKFANQIELNEVCRVHESLKVKYTNTLYDSRAFMFGPGSNIKKPEQEPETYSVFEDDKSKEKTSLSDKISLPSEHADSLSSCESFPQSSSSTASYSVQEENFTTPSNFKTHALFYGENDPVPDLEQHVSELINSLFWVVESKRLERSREKLEKVSLLLAPFEKRDFVGLDMESRNNKKRCMGRVTKNLADLTLQAGLIAEALSLYHSAAETLKSVTDWLWLAAAKEGHCATSAILQYPNLRNPMPLQRNASLQESSPNKTKPLSLYQPSTDPFRKFKQHSSPLRSSKTSSPINPPSELTPSSSESVETSSRQSETDNADSESLASSSDVDYNSQKSYLSPDLPSIPRQPPSQINNQYLLNSEEIAEKYRKAIIHYSKYQNAGIIETEACFKAARIAVEQNNSLHASSFLQNVIFINLTLSEQEKIQRFDTLAELYKEIGFLRKAAFCQRLAATRQVSANNPNPDWQRCYYLMLHSFPGHKLSLDPNYVIQHQVGWPRLQIQLLHELVVAARRMGHPALATRHMTFLLQTMWPHLSRQDHRDMAIQLQALSAQCEGGPVPLVLETGEVIPPANLTHVPSCSYFNPRPLPPARTPHLIKCKANQGPFIFTPIHFGSLERKTKKDEGKMEYLWVEDDICEVQMKLTNLLPFELKVSNMRLLTSGVVFESIPETIILPPDSPITVNLHGTPKEVGDLQILGYSTHTLGVKSNCRLKNMPMPNKFPASFSIEVIPSLPTITIETTLSLSGNINLSNPEISGSITNISLYNGESTECTIKITNTSNVPIEYLELSIQSNMDSQLQTKVFQWSNEEIQSQLPINPNDVATIVMKLYGEADFLDLGGVGENIFPNSLTSNYPSRVGSPVPNAQTSLPTQSSNPQNSLSSGLIVNRTSGSFRSTNSQATSWSAPLSIMPPSRGRQIEAQLLIRYSGGMGRDMHCRQSTLQMNLELLPSVSITHWDVLPAEIPSQLYLVLDITNLTNEEIDFHYASSKHILIESKESCRVPVPLDRCPFTAAPIKIEDDTLEPKSISTGTSTNSLELMCSEHLTKNVDLRWHLLQSNITGKASVKGITLSQTMMDIVRMSPLNWEVSVNKQCIKPQEEYSCTAGECLSLGVAVRNHLDRPLHKLCLSVQFYQDYNNGVLNYKLDNRVATAGNNKIVLATLLESAKAFHECTVVFLTPGEYKIDIQCSTTEPILDEAPIIRDKQPIGQTCSGEISHIWRFIPPVAISVTD
- the LOC112048853 gene encoding protein brunelleschi isoform X1 is translated as MRSSVSYILSHAPGESVMSHPDYAQHAQHHACLLVLVKGIGGVLKNFNKLWERIQRVNNIKVTDSTGQVRDIWVRYVRDYPVENNDWGDFQTHRRLLGLITLSKFANQIELNEVCRVHESLKVKYTNTLYDSRAFMFGPGSNIKKPEQEPETYSVFEDDKSKEKTSLSDKISLPSEHADSLSSCESFPQSSSSTASYSVQEENFTTPSNFKTHALFYGENDPVPDLEQHVSELINSLFWVVESKRLERSREKLEKVSLLLAPFEKRDFVGLDMESRNNKKRCMGRVTKNLADLTLQAGLIAEALSLYHSAAETLKSVTDWLWLAAAKEGHCATSAILQYPNLRNPMPLQRNASLQESSPNKTKPLSLYQPSTDPFRKFKQHSSPLRSSKTSSPINPPSELTPSSSESVETSSRQSETDNADSESLASSSDVDYNSQKSYLSPDLPSIPRQPPSQINNQYLLNSEEIAEKYRKAIIHYSKYQNAGIIETEACFKAARIAVEQNNSLHASSFLQNVIFINLTLSEQEKIQRFDTLAELYKEIGFLRKAAFCQRLAATRQVSANNPNPDWQRCYYLMLHSFPGHKLSLDPNYVIQHQVGWPRLQIQLLHELVVAARRMGHPALATRHMTFLLQTMWPHLSRQDHRDMAIQLQALSAQCEGGPVPLVLETGEVIPPANLTHVPSCSYFNPRPLPPARTPHLIKCKANQGPFIFTPIHFGSLERKTKKDEGKMEYLWVEDDICEVQMKLTNLLPFELKVSNMRLLTSGVVFESIPETIILPPDSPITVNLHGTPKEVGDLQILGYSTHTLGVKSNCRLKNMPMPNKFPASFSIEVIPSLPTITIETTLSLSGNINLSNPEISGSITNISLYNGESTECTIKITNTSNVPIEYLELSIQSNMDSQLQTKVFQWSNEEIQSQLPINPNDVATIVMKLYGEADFLDLGGVGENIFPNSLTSNYPSRVGSPVPNAQTSLPTQSSNPQNSLSSGLIVNRTSGSFRSTNSQATSWSAPLSIMPPSRGRQIEAQLLIRYSGGMGRDMHCRQSTLQMNLELLPSVSITHWDVLPAEIPSQLYLVLDITNLTNEEIDFHYASSKHILIESKESCRVPVPLDRCPFTAAPIKIEDDTLEPKSISTGTSTNSLELMCSEHLTKNVDLRWHLLQSNITGKASVKGITLSQTMMDIVRMSPLNWEVSVNKQCIKPQEEYSCTAGECLSLGVAVRNHLDRPLHKLCLSVQFYQDYNNGVLNYKLDNRVATAGNNKIVLATLLESAKAFHECTVVFLTPGEYKIDIQCSTTEPILDEAPIIRDKQPIGQTCSGEISHIWRFIPPVAISVTD